The genomic interval ATTGGTGGATTATAAGAAGAAACGGATGGCAGTTCTTGCCGGGGATTATTAAGAAGGGACGAGGCGGGCCGCCGCGCGTCACCGGAACTGGTCGCGTTCGCATTCCGGAATGGGCGCTTCCGGAAAGCGCCAGGGCGCCAGCGTTGTTTGCCGGGGATACAGCATGTCATCGCAGCCATTGATGTTTTTTCTCGCATTTCTGGCCGTTCTGGCGCTGATTGGCGCCGCCGCCTGGCTGGTACGCCGCTTTGCCGGCAATCGGCTCGGCACCAATGCCAGCCGCGGCCGGATGCCAAGGCTCGCCGTAATTGATGCCGCCGCCGTCGATGGCCGCCGCCGTCTGGTTCTGGTCCGGCGCGACAATGTCGAGCATCTGCTGATGATCGGCGGGCCGAGCGACATCGTGATCGAGCCCAACATCGTCCGTGCCACCCCGTCGCGGGATCAGTTGCCGACCCGCGCTGGCGTCGAGCCGCGCCTGACGGCGCCGGAGCCCGGCCAGTGGGAGGCTGATACCGCCGCCGAGCTGCCGGAGCCGGAACTGCCGCCGATCCCGACACGACCGTTGCGCCCGGGTGCGGCCGAGGAGCCGCGCCGCGCGCCGCCGCCAATGCCGGAGCGCCGTCCGGCCGATCCGTTCGCCAGCCTGGTACCTGAACCGATCGCCCGCCCCGAGCCGCCGATGCCACGCGTCGAGGCGCCGATCATGCGGGCTGAACCTCCGATCATGCGGGCGGACCCGCCGATCTTGCGGCCCGAGCCGCCGATCACGCGCCCCGAGCCCCCGGTCCTGCGCCCCGAGCCGCCCGTTCTGCGCCCCGAACCGCCGGTGCTGCGCCCGGAGCCGCCGCGCCCCGAGCCCCGCATGGAGCCGGCCCCCCGTCCGCGCGCCGAGCCGGCCATGCCGCGGCCGCCGCGTCCCGAACCCAAGCCCGCCCCAATGCGCACTGAGCGCCCCGCGCCGCCGCCCGCGCCCCTGGCCCCGCCGCCCCCTCCCGCTGCGCCTGTGACCGCAGCGCTTGCAACTGCGGACCAGAATCTCGCCGAGATGGCCAACCGCCTCGAAGCCGCCCTGCGCCGTCCGCCGAATGCGCCGGCCGAGCCTGCTCCTCCGGTTGCGCCGGAGCCGCCAGCCCGGCCCAATCCGCCGACCCCACGCGCTTCCGAGCCTGCCCCCGAAGAGCCGGCCGCAGCGGAGGCGTCTCCGGCCGCCGGTAAGACCGGGTTTGAGAGCCTCGAAGACGAAATGGCCGCGCTGCTCGGCCGCCCGAAGTCCCCTACGTGAGCGCCTCGGCCGGCCCGCGTAGAGTTTTCATCAGTTCATCGGTTCTGATCATCGCGGGTCTCGCGATGATCGTGCCTGCGCAGGCCCAAGACATCAGCATCAATCTCGGCGGCAATAGCCCCGGCGTCACCGAGCGCGCGATCCAACTGATCGCGCTGCTGACGGTGCTGTCGATCGCACCGTCGATCCTAGTGATGATGACGTCGTTCACCCGTATCGTCGTGGTGCTGTCGCTGCTGCGCACGGCGCTGGGCACGGCCACCGCGCCGCCGAATGCGGTGATCATCGCGCTGGCGCTGTTCCTGACCGCCTTCGTGATGGGACCGACGCTGCAGAAATCCTATGATGAAGGCATCAAGCCGCTGATCGCCAACGAGATCGGCGTCGACGACGCGATGGTGCGAGCGTCCGGTCCGCTGCGGATCTTCATGCAGAAGAACGTCCGCGAGAAAGATCTCAAGCTGTTCCTCGACCTGTCGGGCGAGCCGCCTCCGGCAACGCCGGAAGAGCTGTCGCTCCGCATCTTGATGCCAGCGTTTCTGATCTCGGAGCTGAAGCGTGCCTTCGAAATCGGCTTCCTGCTGTTCCTGCCCTTCCTGATCATCGACCTCGTCGTCGCATCGATTCTGATGTCGATGGGCATGATGATGCTGCCACCGGTCGTGGTGTCGCTGCCGTTCAAGCTGATCTTCTTCGTGCTGGTGGACGGCTGGTCGTTGGTCGCAGGCAGTCTGGTGCAGAGCTACACCGGCGGCGGATAGTCGGCCGACATCGAAGCTGCTGACACCGATGGATCGTCCAGCCAGTCCGGGCACGCGAGAAGCGCGTGAGCCCGAGAATCAGCTTCGCAAAACAACTGCTGGATTCCGGGTTCGCTCGCTTTCGCGAGCGCCCCGGAATGACGGTTCGAGACGGCGAAAGAATTGCTACCGCGTCGCCTGGATGGCGCGGATCTTCGGCGGGACCTGGGGCAGCGTACCGGTGGCGGTGAGGTCGGCGCCGGGCGGCGGGTTGACGCGGGCGCTGGCATCGGGGAAGCGCTGCTTCATCTCGCGCAGGAAGCCTTCGAGCGTATCGACGCTGGCGGCCATCTTGGCGATCGCTGCAAACGCAGCGCTGTTGCCGGCGCTCGGCTGGCTGGCGATGTCGAAGGCGGCGCGATCGGCCGGATCGGTCATCAACGGCGCAAATTTCTCGCGGAAACGATCGAGGCCGAGGGCGTCTTCGGCGAGCGCGTAACCGACCACGGCACGGATCACGTCGCTCTTCTCGGCCGACGACAGCGGTGTGAAGTCCTTCCAGCGATCGCCGAGATACAGCTCGATCTGCTCAGAGGATTCGCGCCAGCGTCGCGCCGCCCAGTAGATGTCGGAACGCAGCCGGATCGCCTCGCGTCCACTGATATTGCTGATGATGTCGAGTGCGAGATCGTGGCGACCGATGTCGCTCTGCGCCCTCGCCTCGAGCAACAGCCGCTGCTGACGGAGTTCGCCGGCAAGATCAGCGATGCGCGACGAATGCAGCGCACCGATGGCGCGATCCGGCTTGCGGTTCATCAGGTAGATCATCGCCAGCTTGGCGGCGACCTGCGCCCGCGCCGCGCCTTCGAGACGCTTGTCGACCTGATACTGCAGAAGCTCGCTGGCCTGATCGAGCAGATCGACCGCGACCAGACGGTCGGCGAGCCGGCGGATCATCTCATCGCCGCGCCGGCCGATCGGGGTCAGCTCGCGATACTCGTAGAACATTGCGAGGGCTTCGATCGGCGGCAGATCGTCGCCCTTGCTGCCGAGGAAAATCTGCGCGAACAGCGCGCGGGCATCGTCCTGCGCCTTGCGGGCAGCTTCCGAATTCGGCGCCAGCTGGGTCGCAACCCGGGCCGCCTGCAGCGAATCCTGATAGCGGCCGGCGTCGGCGTACATCTTAGTCAGCAGCTGCTGGGTGTTCACTTCTAGCTGGTCGCCGCGCCAGTTCACCGACAGTCGCTCCAGATCGGGCAGCGCCTCCGCGGGTGTCAGTTCTTCGCGCTTTAGCCGCAGCACGATCTCGCGAAACCGCGCTTCGGCAGCCGCTTGCCGGTCGGACGAGGCCATCGCGTCCTTGTACTTCTTCAGCGCCTCCGGCTCGCGGCCGAGCGCCTCGTCGAGCCAGCCGCGCATCACCGCGACCTGCGGCTTGATCTCCGGCGGGATACCGACCAAATCGAAATCGGTGCTGAGCTTGGCGGCGCCAGAATAGTCACGCACTTCGAGCGAGGCCCGCATCGCCGCGGCGAGCACCGCGCGCTGAATGTCGAGCGGCAGCGCCGTGATCGCGAACTGCACGCTCTTCAGCTTCTCGCGCGCCTCGGCCCATTTGCCCTGGCGCGCCAGCGCTACGCCCTTCCACATCTGCGCGTCGTAGGTCGAAGCGATCGCCGGGTTGGCGACGTCCTTCAACGTTTGCTCCGGCCGCCACATCAGTGCACTCGCGGCCGCATGGCCGAGCATGGTAGCGGCATCTTCCTGGCCGGGCTTGGTGGCGGACAGCGCAAGATCGAGCACGCCTTTGGCTTCGGGATAGAGGCCGCGCGCCATGTAGAACCGCGCCAGATCGAGCCGTGCCGGGAGCTTGTCGTCACCGCCCGCAACGGATGCGGCGTTGAGACGCTCGTCGAGCATGTCCTTGAAGCTGCCGGTCTGATCCTTCGCCCATTGCCGGACATCGAAGAACGGCTTCTCGGACGCGGCATCACCGCCGCCGCTCTCCGCGGCGGAGGATAGCGTCAGGCCCCCAGGCCGCGTCAGCAGCACGGCATCGGGAGTGGTTTCAACGGTGACGTCGTCGGACTTCAGCTCGACAACGACGCCGTGGATCGACTCCAGCAGATTGAACTCGACGAAGTTCTGCCGCTTGATGAAGCCGCGCGGCGGCGGCAGCGCGGTGACCACCGTCAGCGTATCGCCGGCGTCGGGATCGGCGAGCTTCTGAACCTGGCCGAGCGCCGGCAACGACACTGAGACGCTGGCGCGGGTCGGGTCGGCGATGTTGCGTACCGCGGATAGCGGCTGCGACGCCGCGCGGCCGGCATCGGCAAGCGTCACAGTCCAGCCCTTGCCTGCACCGTCGTCTTCGGTGAGCGTCGCGATCTGCGGGCGGCTGAGCCGGATCCGAATTGCTTGTCCGTTGGCGAGCGGAAGGCGGCTGG from Rhodopseudomonas palustris carries:
- a CDS encoding flagellar biosynthetic protein FliO; this encodes MSSQPLMFFLAFLAVLALIGAAAWLVRRFAGNRLGTNASRGRMPRLAVIDAAAVDGRRRLVLVRRDNVEHLLMIGGPSDIVIEPNIVRATPSRDQLPTRAGVEPRLTAPEPGQWEADTAAELPEPELPPIPTRPLRPGAAEEPRRAPPPMPERRPADPFASLVPEPIARPEPPMPRVEAPIMRAEPPIMRADPPILRPEPPITRPEPPVLRPEPPVLRPEPPVLRPEPPRPEPRMEPAPRPRAEPAMPRPPRPEPKPAPMRTERPAPPPAPLAPPPPPAAPVTAALATADQNLAEMANRLEAALRRPPNAPAEPAPPVAPEPPARPNPPTPRASEPAPEEPAAAEASPAAGKTGFESLEDEMAALLGRPKSPT
- the fliP gene encoding flagellar type III secretion system pore protein FliP (The bacterial flagellar biogenesis protein FliP forms a type III secretion system (T3SS)-type pore required for flagellar assembly.) yields the protein MSASAGPRRVFISSSVLIIAGLAMIVPAQAQDISINLGGNSPGVTERAIQLIALLTVLSIAPSILVMMTSFTRIVVVLSLLRTALGTATAPPNAVIIALALFLTAFVMGPTLQKSYDEGIKPLIANEIGVDDAMVRASGPLRIFMQKNVREKDLKLFLDLSGEPPPATPEELSLRILMPAFLISELKRAFEIGFLLFLPFLIIDLVVASILMSMGMMMLPPVVVSLPFKLIFFVLVDGWSLVAGSLVQSYTGGG